Proteins from one Choloepus didactylus isolate mChoDid1 chromosome 4, mChoDid1.pri, whole genome shotgun sequence genomic window:
- the LOC119532638 gene encoding uncharacterized protein LOC119532638 has protein sequence MTDKRNCIRETSIIHATLATSRKGLKEYTVGKNQSGQRCSGMVSFDVPGSPPAGRQFGPFTPAFPSGDHHWKERKGCSETWASKGARPGMSASEGPRARGGGRAARGRFGSPKCQLPPPHPDAGDELFPSREWRKASFPGAGGDPKASCCCRCERVVLPARRTRGGLRVCACERQHQQQIFTAPKTCNAVEKGCGRGGGQQRASPPPGAPLDLGREQPRQQLETKINSPHPKLCAQQAAAQLGVPTPSRSAAPLQPTREVSEGPLHPERSDVCVSAEGDTAPGRAQRQGSPNSQGCFPPLAGRLRGECGSAPPAHAPKRPEKKKKKFGFGGSPSPTRVRVNTGEEGENGSSTLKGRLAPSTSLLGF, from the exons ATGACGGATAAGC GCAACTGCATAAGAGAAACATCAATCATTCATGCCACCCTAGCTACCTCACGAAAAGGACTGAAGGAGTACACGGTGGGCAAAAACCAAAGCGGCCAGCGGTG CTCCGGGATGGTGAGTTTTGACGTCCCGGGGTCTCCTCCCGCTGGGCGGCAGTTCGGACCCTTCACACCCGCATTTCCGAGCGGCGATCACCactggaaggagagaaagggctGCAGTGAGACCTGGGCCAGCAAGGGCGCGCGCCCGGGGATGAGTGCATCCGAAGGTCCCCGGGCGCgggggggagggagggctgcTCGCGGGAGGTTCGGTTCCCCCAAATGCCAGCTGCCCCCTCCGCACCCGGATGCGGGAGATGAGCTATTCCCGTCCAGGGAATGGCGAAAAGCCTCCTTCCCAGGTGCTGGAGGGGACCCCAAAGCTTCCTGTTGCTGCCGCTGCGAACGGGTGGTGCTCCCCGCACGCCGCACCCGGGGTGGCCTCCGGGTCTGTGCCTGCGAACGACAGCACCAGCAACAGATCTTCACCGCGCCGAAAACTTGCAATGCGGTTGAGAAGGGGTGCGGGCGCGGGGGCGGG CAACAGCGAGCATCTCCACCGCCAGGCGCCCCTCTGGATTTAGGCCGTGAGCAGCCGCGGCAGCAGCTCGAGACAAAAATAAACTCTCCCCACCCAAAGCTCTGCGCCCAGCAGGCGGCGGCGCAGCTCGGAGTCCCGACTCCCTCGCGCAGCGCAGCGCCGCTTCAACCCACCCGGGAGGTCTCCGAGGGTCCGCTTCACCCGGAGCGATCAGATGTGTGCGTGAGC GCCGAAGGCGACACTGCCCCGGGGCGTGCGCAGCGCCAGGGCAGCCCGAACTCGCAGGGCTGCTTCCCTCCGCTGGCAGGGCGGCTCCGCGGGGAATGCGGCTCTGCGCCGCCGGCACACGCCCCCAAACggccggaaaaaaaaaaaaaaaagttcggCTTCGGGGGCTCCCCAAGTCCTACTCGGGTCCGGGTGAACACCGGTGAAGAGGGGGAGAACGGCAGCTCAACCCTCAAGGGGCGGCTCGCTCCCAGCACCTCGCTTCTCGGCTTCTAG